The genomic DNA AAAAACATGCAATCATCATGCACCCGGCACCAGTCAATCGAGATGTCGAGTTGGCGGATTCACTGGTTGAAGGGTTACAGTCACGGATCATTCAACAAATGAGCAATGGCGTGTTTGTCAGAATGGCAATCTTAGAAGCTGTATTAAGTGGAAAAGCATAAACATAAGAGGAGGAAGAAACATGAAAACACTCATTAAAAACGGTCAAATCAATACAAAAAGAAATGAAACAACTCCAGCAGAAATTTGGATCGAAGAAGGAAAGATCAAAGCAATCGGTACAGGCTTTCCTGAGGCTGAATTTGATGAAGTGTTTGATGCACAAGGGCAGTTGATCACACCTGGATTAGTGGATGTCCATGTCCATTTGAGAGAGCCGGGCTTTACTTACAAGGAAACGATCGAAGCTGGCACGAAAGCAGCTGCTCGAGGGGGATTCACCACTGTTTGTGCGATGCCAAATCTTGACCCAGTACCTGATACAGCGGAAAAATTAAAACAAGTCTATGACATCATTAAACGTGATGCGGTCGTCAAAGTATTACAGTATGCACCGATCACTGAGAATCTTCGAAGTGAAGAACTGGTCGATCAAGAAGCATTGATCAATGAAGGCGCATTTGCTTTTACCAATGATGGTGTCGGCGTGCAAACAGCAGGCACGATGTACTTAGCGATGAAAGAAGCCGCAAAAAACAATAAAGCACTCGTTGCTCACACAGAAGATGAATCATTATTATTTGGCGGTGTGATGCACGCAGGGGAAAAAGCAGAAGAGCTAGGGTTGCCAGGTATTTTGAGTGTGACTGAGTCTTCTCAAATTGCTCGTGATCTCCTATTAGCGGAAGCAACAGGCGTTCACTATCATGTCTGCCATGTTTCAACAAAAGAAAGTGTGCGAGTGATCCGCGATGCGAAAAAGGCCGGGATCCACGTGACTGCAGAGGTTTCACCACATCATCTGATCTTGATCGATGAAGATATCCCAGAAGATTTTGGTTTTTGGAAAATGAATCCACCATTGAGAGGCAAAGCCGATCGCGAGGCATTGATCGAAGGCTTGCTTGATGGCACGATCGATTGTATTGCCACCGACCATGCCCCTCACGGATTAGAAGAAAAAAGTCAAAGTTTCTTGCAATCACCTTTCGGTATCGTTGGAAGTGAAACTGCCTTCCAACTCGTGTATACACATTTTGTTGAAACCGGAAAATTCACACTAGAGCAAGTGATTGACTGGATGGCAGTCAAACCAGCAGCCATTTTTGGTTTGAAAGCTGGCACCTTGACGATCGGCGCACCAGCAGACTTGGCAGTTTACGATATTGCGCATGCTGCAGTAATCGATAAAAAAGATTTCTTATCAAAAGGCGAGAACACACCTTTCGTCGGTTGGGAAATCAAAGGGGAAACATTGATGACATTTGTCAACGGAAAACTTGTTTGGCATAAGGGGGAATAATTGGATGGAACGGTTGCTGATTTTAGAAGATGGCACAGTATTTAAAGGGAAATCATTTGGCGCGACAGCCAATGTGTTTGGAGAAATCGTCTTTACGACAAGTATGACAGGATATCAAGAAACGATCACAGACCAAAGTTTTAATGGACAGATCATTACATTTACGTACCCGATGGTAGGGAATTATGGCGTCAACCGTGATGATTATGAATCGATTGCACCAACGTGTAAAGGTGTAGTGGTCAAAGAGCATGCACGTGTTGCGTCAAATTGGCGTAACCAAATGACATTAGACGAGTTCTTGAAACAAAAGGGAATCCCTGGTATCTCTGGCATCGATACACGGGCGTTGACACGAAAGATCCGTGAAGTTGGGACGATGAAAGCCAGTATCGTGGATGCAGGCGACACATTTGAACATGCGTTTGACCAACTAAAAGCAACCGTTTTGGCAACGAACCAAGTCCAACAAGTTTCAACCAATAAACCTTATCCTAGCCCAGGAACAGGAAGAAATGTGGCAGTCATTGATTTTGGATTGAAACATAGCATCTTACGTGAATTGAGTAAGCGTGACTGTAATTTAACCGTCTTACCGTACAATACGGATGCGGAAACGATCCTTTCCTTATCGCCAGACGGCGTGATGTTGACGAATGGACCAGGGGATCCGAAAGATGTACCAGAAGCGATCGAGATGATCAAACAAATCCAAGGCAAGATCCCGATTTTCGGCATCTGCTTGGGGCATCAACTTTTTGCACTAGCAAATGGTGCAGATACGTACAAGATGAAATTTGGTCACCGTGGACTGAATCATCCTGTTCGTGAAGTTGCAACAGGAAGAATCGATTTTACG from Enterococcus mundtii includes the following:
- a CDS encoding dihydroorotase, which encodes MKTLIKNGQINTKRNETTPAEIWIEEGKIKAIGTGFPEAEFDEVFDAQGQLITPGLVDVHVHLREPGFTYKETIEAGTKAAARGGFTTVCAMPNLDPVPDTAEKLKQVYDIIKRDAVVKVLQYAPITENLRSEELVDQEALINEGAFAFTNDGVGVQTAGTMYLAMKEAAKNNKALVAHTEDESLLFGGVMHAGEKAEELGLPGILSVTESSQIARDLLLAEATGVHYHVCHVSTKESVRVIRDAKKAGIHVTAEVSPHHLILIDEDIPEDFGFWKMNPPLRGKADREALIEGLLDGTIDCIATDHAPHGLEEKSQSFLQSPFGIVGSETAFQLVYTHFVETGKFTLEQVIDWMAVKPAAIFGLKAGTLTIGAPADLAVYDIAHAAVIDKKDFLSKGENTPFVGWEIKGETLMTFVNGKLVWHKGE
- a CDS encoding carbamoyl phosphate synthase small subunit, which gives rise to MERLLILEDGTVFKGKSFGATANVFGEIVFTTSMTGYQETITDQSFNGQIITFTYPMVGNYGVNRDDYESIAPTCKGVVVKEHARVASNWRNQMTLDEFLKQKGIPGISGIDTRALTRKIREVGTMKASIVDAGDTFEHAFDQLKATVLATNQVQQVSTNKPYPSPGTGRNVAVIDFGLKHSILRELSKRDCNLTVLPYNTDAETILSLSPDGVMLTNGPGDPKDVPEAIEMIKQIQGKIPIFGICLGHQLFALANGADTYKMKFGHRGLNHPVREVATGRIDFTSQNHGYAVDEQTIDPEQLLVTHVEVNDGTVEGVRHRRYPAFSVQFHPDAAPGPHDALHLFDEFMEMMDAGKEQF